The following are from one region of the Stanieria sp. NIES-3757 genome:
- a CDS encoding acylphosphatase — protein sequence MKKIRAIVSGQVQGVGFRMSTRSQARQIGIDGFVRNLTNGDVEIIAKGEAEKVDRLLEWAKSGPPSAVVNKLEVEVLVDNGEELKGFEIRR from the coding sequence ATGAAAAAGATCAGAGCAATAGTTTCAGGACAAGTGCAGGGTGTAGGATTTAGGATGTCTACTCGCTCTCAAGCCAGACAAATAGGAATTGATGGATTTGTCAGAAATTTGACCAACGGCGATGTAGAAATTATTGCTAAAGGAGAAGCTGAAAAAGTAGATCGGCTTTTGGAGTGGGCTAAGTCTGGTCCTCCATCAGCGGTAGTTAACAAGCTGGAAGTAGAAGTTTTGGTTGATAATGGTGAGGAATTGAAGGGTTTTGAAATTCGTAGGTAA
- a CDS encoding Superoxide dismutase codes for MSFNRRNFLFVLGATTGAAMLGTFPKLAIAQSSDAASDKPFQLPPLPYAYDALEPYIDAETMRFHHDKHHAAYTKKLNQAVNQYPELASQSAEDILRNMDSVPEAILKTVRNNGGGYVNHAMFWEIMSPNGGGNPTGAIATAITKAFGSFDAFKEQFNEAGSKQFGSGWAWLVLDSNNQLKVMSTANQDSPLMEGMYPIMGNDVWEHAYYLKYRNKRDEYLTQWWNVVNWEKVNQRYEQAIA; via the coding sequence ATGTCTTTTAATCGACGTAATTTTCTCTTCGTTTTAGGTGCAACCACTGGTGCTGCTATGCTTGGTACTTTCCCAAAATTAGCGATCGCGCAATCTTCCGATGCAGCTAGTGACAAACCTTTTCAACTGCCTCCTCTTCCTTATGCTTACGATGCCCTCGAACCTTATATCGATGCAGAAACGATGAGGTTTCACCATGACAAGCATCATGCTGCCTATACAAAAAAACTCAACCAAGCAGTTAATCAATATCCAGAATTAGCTAGTCAATCTGCCGAAGACATTCTACGAAATATGGATAGTGTTCCCGAAGCAATTTTAAAAACCGTTCGTAATAACGGTGGCGGATACGTCAACCATGCAATGTTTTGGGAGATAATGAGTCCTAATGGTGGAGGAAATCCCACAGGAGCGATCGCAACAGCAATTACTAAAGCTTTTGGTAGCTTTGATGCTTTTAAAGAACAATTTAATGAGGCTGGCAGCAAGCAATTTGGTAGTGGTTGGGCTTGGTTAGTTTTGGATTCTAATAACCAATTAAAAGTAATGAGTACTGCCAATCAAGATAGTCCTTTGATGGAGGGAATGTATCCAATTATGGGTAACGATGTTTGGGAACACGCTTATTATCTCAAATATCGCAACAAACGAGATGAATATCTTACTCAATGGTGGAATGTAGTTAACTGGGAAAAAGTCAATCAACGTTACGAACAAGCGATCGCTTAA
- a CDS encoding chaperone DnaJ domain-containing protein: MTNQNSCHHCEGLGYIEIRDCSGEIQREETCSFCGGTGYVEQEEELIIKSEQINLS; this comes from the coding sequence ATGACCAATCAAAACTCTTGTCATCACTGTGAAGGACTTGGATACATTGAGATTAGAGATTGTTCGGGTGAAATTCAACGAGAAGAAACTTGTTCTTTTTGTGGTGGCACGGGTTATGTTGAGCAGGAAGAAGAATTAATCATAAAATCTGAGCAAATAAATTTATCTTGA